The genomic DNA GGTTCGGAAATGGTCGAAACCACCCGCTACTATTTGTTGTTTCAGTAGTCATATATTTGTCACCCAGTATGCTTTCTgctattctttttcttcttccattTCTACGCCGGAGCCTTGAAAGTTCAGACTTCAAGCTTGTGAGGTTGATCATATGGTGGTCTCAGGTGAACTTGAAATTTTAATAAATTACACTACCCATCCCTTAGTTCTGAATTATCATTTCACTTTAGTGTACCAGGTTTTATATTATGTTGACCTAAACCTTTGTGTTTGGACTAGTTTTTGTCTCTTAGTACAATGATATCAGTTCTCCTATGTACTACAGAAAAAATATCTTTTTTACCTGAACATTATCTTGACCCTTGAAGAAAATATGTTTCATTTGCCAGTTTTCTTTCAGTTGCAATTTTTTGAAAGACATATAGGATGTTCTAAGTTTCATTGAGTGGTGGTGCTGCACATTGCAGCAAATTGAAAAGCATCGCCACAAGGGTTTCAATTCTTTAGTGGTGATGGTGGCATGGTGGGTTTGGAAACATAGGAATGCCTGTGTCTTTGAAGGGACCTCACCTAATGTTAATGCTCTCATGCAAGAAATTAGGGGTGAGGCAAAATTGTGGTGTAtcgctgggactaaaggtcttagACATATTTGCCATAGTGTGGTGTTTAGGTTGCTAGTCGAAGTTTATTGTTTTCCCGACTAGTCATTCATGTAAAATCATGCCCTAATGGGCTTTATGAGTCTTCTTAGACTCCTATTTAATATAatgatgcacaagctctcctgcATATCCGAGAAAAAAAATATAGCAACCAAGATGATGGATACTAACTTAGAATTGTATATTTTTACTTAAATAACCTTTTGTGTTTTGAAAGATACCTTTTGGGGTATTTTACTTTTAGGTAATTAACATTGTTTTACTTATTAGTTTCTATGTTGGAACTAATGTAGAAGTTTTTTATAATGCTGATTTATAGTTGAACATCATGAACTAATGTTGTGTGTCTTCATGCAGCCTCGTCTGTTTGTTGGTAGGGGGATGCATGAAAGTGCTTTCTCACTTTTCATGTAAGAATACATGCTTTTGTGTGTGCTTGTACATGAATGCAACTTATTTAGCAAAACTATTTTAATTAGAAAGATAGGTACCAGTTTATTATCTTTTAATTTAACACAATGATCTTGATTTGTATTTTTAGGTACACCATGTTCTGGATTGCTCTTCTCTTGATAAAGTTTGCATTTAGCTACTATGTGGAGGTAGTTCTACACACAATTTTGTTTTGCCATGGTTTATTTCATTAATCATCAATTCAACGAAGTCAATACGATGTATTTGGTAGCCAAACATACGACTATACATGTGCCTTCAAATTGAAGCCGTCTGTAGTCATTTCACATATTCATATCTACTATTAGTTATTATTTGTCATTTTTTGAAGATTCACATAACCAGCACATTGAAGTTCACTTTCATATTCTTAAGATAGAGcatgatatatatataaaaagggcgtacccagtgcagagagctcccgctctgtgcggggtctggggaagggtgttagtggcaagccttaccctcgcctgtgcaatgcgaggtaTATTGTTAGTAGACAAAACTATTACATATTAACATGGCTTAAAAATGCTGCCCATGTTGCATCTGTTACAGGTTTTTTTTATCGTAAAACATCTGTTACAGGTTATTAGTGATGTTTAACTTTGAGGTAGTGTGTTGCAGAAGTCTGGTGGTTAGTGGATGCAACATGCTTAGTTGAGTTTCCTTCAGAAAAAAATTGAAGCTACAGTTATTCAACCTCAGTCCTCACATGCCTAAATTGTGAAAGCCATTATTCTCTCTGTCCCTAAATATATGTTGTTCCATCATTGCACTGGAAAGATATGAGATCAGAAGAACAGGCCTCATTGAACGGCTTGGTAATAGTAACTACACTAAATCCATATGTATATATGGTATGTGCTTGCCCATGCATTTGCATGAACTGTCAATAAATAAATGTTGGCCAATTCCATGTTCATAGCAGTAAATGGCCCTTGTCGTGTAAGCCAGTCAGAGAAAATTGAACTAATTGTTATTTACTATTTCAAACACATATGTTTTTGAATGAACTATGTCTCCAACTCAGTTATGTTTGTTCCTATAGATCAAACCTCTTGTTGAACCCACCAAGGTTATCATGAAGACCCCCATACGTACTTTCCGGTGGCATGAAGTTTTCCCAAGTGGTATGTATGTTTTTCGAACAATATTTCGTGCTCATTCAATTGTACCGATACCAAAGTTTATTGTGCAGAAAAGAGCAACATCGGTGTTGTTATTGCACTTTGGGCCCCAATCATTCTGGTAGGACCTTCTCCTTTGCTTTTCTCGAGAATTTAAGGTCTTCTTATGACCACACATATTGTTTTCTCCTGAAAACAGGAAGTTAAATTGTTTGTCTCCTATTAAATAAATGTGTATTATGTGGACTTGAGCAGTGTAGGAGGACGACATTGATTTTCGTGCATTTTTGTTTTCTTTACAGGTATATTTCATGGATACACAAATTTGGTATACAATCTTCTCCACTCTGCTTGGTGGAATTTACGGTGCTTTCCAACGACTCGGAGAGGTATTTTTCTTGTTGACTTTTTTCTACATACGAATCGTGCACAAAAGATTTATTTTCAGATTTCTTTATGGTACAAATGATCTTTTGGCAGAAATTATCTAGCGAATATAGGAAGTAACAACACATCAATTTAGGAAGTGTCTTTATTAGAATCTTACCCATGCAGTAAATCCTAGTACTTGTGAGTCTCTGACTAACCCTGATAAGGGATTTCTTGCTGTTCGTTTAACTAATTCTGGTGAACGGAATGTGCCCAATAAGTTCAGGGGTCAGGAGTAACTCAAAGTGATAGATTACCCTGAATAGATCTGACTTTCTGATTACACAATGATTTTGTGTACTTCAAATGACTAATTGCAGTTTTGCAAAGAATTCTATCACATTTACCTTTCATTTTCTGAAGAGACAGATTCAGACACTGGGTGTGGTGACTTTGTTTAATTCAATACCTTTAGCCTCTTATGTGCATCTAATTTTGGTTGAAACATTTGATAAAAAGCAAACCTTTCATGTTTTTTGGGTGAGACAGATTCGTACACTGGGGATGCTGCGAGCTCGCTTTGATTCAATACCTTTAGCCTTTAACTCATGCCTAATTCCTGTTGAAACATCTGATACAAAAAGGAAGAAAGGTCTGAGGTCTTACTTACACAATCGTTTCAAAGAGGTGCCATTTGTACTCTTAATATATTTCTGCAAACTTCAAATGGCTTGATTGCTAATTCTGTGTATATTTTTTTGTTATTGACGCTACTTTTTAGATGGAACATGCAGACAAGGAGAATATAGCAGCAAGGTTTGCACAAATGTGGAATGAAATTATCACCAGCTTTCGAGATGAAGATCTTATAGACAACAGGTGATTGGATTATATGGGTAAACTTAATTTCCAGCTCGATTTGTTTTTCCTGACCTAAGTTGATGCCCACATTTTTTTATTTAGGGAGAAGGAGCTGCTACTTGTTCCTTATGTGTCTGATCAGGCCCTTGGTGTCATGCAGTGGCCTCCATTTTTACTTGCCAGCAAGGTTATTATCTGCTTTTTAATTTTTATGGCTTTATTCTTTGTATTACATCATGTTAGAGGCAATGTTCATTCATATTTTGTTTGTAAGTTAAAAAGGGTTGACCTGTTGTTAACATCATGAATGTCAGATCCCGACAGCAGTTGACATGGCTAAAGATAGCAATGGCAAAGACCGAGATCTGAAAAACAGGCTTGAGAATGATTATTATTTTAACTGTGCAATTGAGGAATGTTATGTATCATTTAAGAATATCATCAATGACCTTGTACAGGGCGAACCAGAGAAAAGGTCCCTCCTATATTTCATCTATTAAACTCTGAAGAAATAATTTACTGATCCATGGCCTACTTGATGGTGTTTATTTATGTGCTTTCAGGGTCATAAATAAGATATTTGCAGAAGTTGAAAAATGCATCTCTGAGGACAAAGTTATTGCAGATTTGAACATGCGTGCCCTGCCAGATCTCTACTCCAAGTTTGTTGAGTTGGTTAAATACTTGGTATGTATAACCTATATACTTTTTTTTAACGCAATtgacaggagctctgcctttaGTTTATAAGGAAAACCGGGCCCGAAAACCTAACACTTGCATTGTTAATTTAAGGAAAATCAGCAAAAACCCTAACATCAGAAGCATGGCCGAAACGGCAAACCCAAACCCCACCAGCTGCAAGTCATCGCTGCCGAACCCTAACATCGAATTAAAGAGAAGTAGAATGCGTATAACACatgggatatttgcattgaccCTTTTGTGTTGACCCTCCCCAGATACATATGGCAGTATGAGATTACAATATCCTAACTACCAAATATAACAACAAAACTAGCTATCAATATAGAGAAGTATTTAAATGTCCATCTGTTATTCTGTTATCAAAAGGTGCTAGATGTTGAAGTGAATAAGTGGATTGCCCACCTCTTCCCAAtggcttaagcttttgggttcaccTAGAGGGCAAACAGCAGGTTGTGGCAAGCCACGCTTCGCAAGATGGTCTGCTGTCCAGCATCTATTATTCACTGCAAGCCAAATCAAGAACTTGCACTTTATGGGGCCTAGCTTCTCCAAATCTGCTTCCATGGTGCAAATCTTGTTGTACCGATGAAAAAGAGCATCATAAGCAGATTTGCTGCTGTAAATTCCACTCTttgaaaatccccaagagtaccgactccttaatcgacacagacagggaaaaagtgtaatcgggctatgccctgttggccgcaggacacaacccctcacacccaccagtaccaaatccacatccctgtccggtcaccattttcctttccattatttcatcatgatatcatagtttaatcacctatttgcgagtaacgacaggttactcacgctaccgacatcctgagcatagcagctactcgacctatactagtaggactcatggtggaaatatttatgcatgtagcttccataaaatgcctgtaacgtaaatgcatatcatataaatatattcagatcatttaaaaataggggttatgcaccggggcttgccttgggcaggcgcggtgttagcaaagtcagtgacgggtggctccggaacgtcctcctgcacgaggatctcctcgtactcttcgatgacttcgtcgtactcctgctcgccgaatgtcacgatctccagtggctcgtcctctatatgcatgtagtgatgatgatgcaataattaatatataggcaaccgcaactcttaaaataagaatacatctaccaagctactaagctaactctaatgactaatacgcaaggttacctattattcccactaaacaagtatgaaacatttcatatactatcttagcaactaaaggcatccttattgttaaaatcaatttactatatatataataaaacaaggtgcactagctaccatgcatcataaaaattcattctctaaataaccataataagcatttcaaaataataaagtaaccctaaagatatcactgaactatacgaactaattacactaacagatagatcatgaatttaggaatctaacaaaatttatttcaccatgaataaataaattcaaatgagctctagagatgaagaaaatgatattattggaggaggctaatcacgcaattgaacttgctgacttgcacatgactgtgggtctagaattactagatgagaccacgagtcaagaaaataagaagaagaatgaaggaattcttataggctagctacctcagaattgaatgaagtgccacctacggtgatcgatgtgtggaggcaatgcaagaggagagacaccagggagcttagcaaaTGCCTGCCCTGCGTGGAGTGGAGCAGAGCCATATATAGCACTGATCGTGGGTGGTCATGAGTAGTcaggaagcatgaaatgagttggcagggttgtcctctggctcctgccgtgtgcggtggtgaggtcttggtcatgagagaattaattcaaggattgaactttgagtggtcttggacttacgagcaTGTCAGGACTGGAGTGGGCTTTGGGGCTGAACGTACTtggcggtggggtgctggttcatttatgcaggtcaaggaattaactGAGGAGGAGATcacaggtcaaggaaacattagagaatgaaaagatcaattatagactagctacctcagctgattattgcagctcaggagaaatcgatagacgcagctttcacggacaagaacagagaaacttgatttgagagaagcaagtgagcagtgGAGCGGAACggctcggcgtatccttttaaagaCAGAAAACGTAGGAATAGAGAAGCGAAGACAcgacagcgacgcgtc from Miscanthus floridulus cultivar M001 unplaced genomic scaffold, ASM1932011v1 fs_767_1_2, whole genome shotgun sequence includes the following:
- the LOC136533000 gene encoding callose synthase 2-like, coding for MAALWVVLLPVTYAYTWENPTGIIRIIKSWFGNGRNHPLLFVVSVVIYLSPSMLSAILFLLPFLRRSLESSDFKLVRLIIWWSQPRLFVGRGMHESAFSLFMYTMFWIALLLIKFAFSYYVEIKPLVEPTKVIMKTPIRTFRWHEVFPSEKSNIGVVIALWAPIILVYFMDTQIWYTIFSTLLGGIYGAFQRLGEIRTLGMLRARFDSIPLAFNSCLIPVETSDTKRKKGLRSYLHNRFKEMEHADKENIAARFAQMWNEIITSFRDEDLIDNREKELLLVPYVSDQALGVMQWPPFLLASKIPTAVDMAKDSNGKDRDLKNRLENDYYFNCAIEECYVSFKNIINDLVQGEPEKRVINKIFAEVEKCISEDKVIADLNMRALPDLYSKFVELVKYLVCITYILFFNAIDRSSAFSL